Below is a genomic region from Rhineura floridana isolate rRhiFlo1 chromosome 5, rRhiFlo1.hap2, whole genome shotgun sequence.
TTCTTTAGGTGACTATTTTAAACCTGATGAATTAGCCGACCAGTCTCAGGAAAGCTTGAGTACTTCATCGTTGAGGAGAAAACTTTTTTTAGATGAGAATGGAAGCCTCTCATCTGAGAACTTCTCCCCGTCTCAAAGTCCGCACAGTATTCCAGCCTCCCTTGGGGTACTATGTTCAATAGACATCTCTCCAGTCCGCTGTAGGAGTCCTCTAAATACATCTAGCCCGGTAAGGAGCTTGCGCTTGGTACATGTGAACAACTTGTTGATACAGTTGCAGCAAGCCTATGAAACATACATCTAGGTCTGctatccccaacctggtgccctccagatgttttagagtgcagCTCCCAATCATCATGGCTGATCTACATGTGTAGATAACAGCTGGATTGGGTCCAGCTGTTATTCCAGTGACAGTCATTGGGCAGTTTATAGGGGAAAGCACAGTGACTGGTGGTGGTCTTCAACTGAACAATCTTTAGTGACCTGCTAGGCTGTCCTCTTTGCCATGCTTGAAGTtcatatttggggggagggggagaaatcatTGTGCTCTGttaggaatccagcaacatctggagggccacacattccccatcatCCTTAccctaactcccatcagttccagccatcatggccaatggtcagggatggtagtccagctacatctgaaAAGCCCCAAGTTCCCTGTTCCTGATATAGACCATTATGTTTgtaacagcagccaaccagatgctgcttGGAAGAATACAAGCAGATAATGAAAGCAGTAGTATACACTACCACTGAACAAGAAAGCTCCATTTATCCAACAGCCTGTTGGAGAAtgattggccctccagatgttgttgaactccagccagcatggccaacagtcaaggatgattagcattgtagtccagcaacatctggagggccacaaggtccCCAGCCCTGCATTAGGGGATTTAGTTTCTGCCTTGCTGAAGCAGTGTCCAGTGAAGGAGCCTGGAAGCATAGGTCCATACCCTGTCTGAGGGCTGTAAAATACTGCTCCAGTCTGAGCATCTTATCATATTCTATTCAGCAGTTTTCATTCAGAGTTCTACATTTGTCGTACACCATGAGGCAAAAAGTATTCCTCACAAACCATTGTTCAGTGAATATGGATAGCTTTCCTCCTTTGGAGTGCAGTGCTGGTTACAGAGAGCTGCCCATCCCATGTTACAATGTGTCAAGTGTGCAACTCACAGAAGCTTTTGTATGTTCAGTGCAATTCAGGGTGAACCCCCAAAAGATGCATCTCTGAAAGCTGAATCATTGTCTTTTTGTGATGAGAAGCCTTTTCAGCTATGCCATCTAAATCCTTTCACCATACGTACATGAACTGAACCATTCTTACCCCACTTCTTCCGACACACTTCAGAGGTGGAGGCCTTCCTTAAATCAAGCAAATGTGCACAATGTTGAGCTTAGACTTCAAACAGAAAGAGAGCTTTCCTTGGTTGCAAGAACTGACAGAGCTGACCTGTGGTCTCCCAATAATGAGTTTCACTTGCATCAGCCTAGAATGATGCACCTTAGGGGGTACTACTTTTGCTTAAACCTTATTTGGAACTTTTCTTGTATGTTGAAAGGGCCAGTTTTCCTCCAGCCCTATTCGGGGAGGTTCAAGGACCTGTAGTCTGGGAAGTCTACCCAGTCCTTCCTTTCCAGAGAGAAGTCCTGCCAATGTTCCTTCTCCGACTTTCTCTCCTATTGGTATTCAAATAAGAAAGACACCACTGTCAGGtattttgtgatttatttatttaggctagCTTATATTGATGATTTGAtggatttattgtatttctagttGATTGCTTTTAACTACTTTAGGGGCCTGTggccaaaaaaaagaaagatgcatAAATAAACTCTGACATATATGCACCATTTAATCTTTGAAGTGGGGCTAAGCCAAGACTATTTTGCCTAGTATAATGTTCTTCACGAGTGTCAAAAGGGCTCCCGTTTTATGGCTATATTTGATATTTGGTAGCCTAACAAGCCTGAAATGAacaataaggatttttttttcatgcaCTTTGCATACCAAAGTACTTGTGGCCCATGTTTTTGGTAGGCTTCTTTAGGAACCTGCCATTTCGGAGTGGCTTGACTTATTCTCTGTTTcacttccccccccttctcccaaATGCAGAACAAAGGCAGTTTACTTTTCGCTCCCCAGACGTTCCTTCTGTTTCGAACACAtgccgaccagctccaggtgGGACCAGGAATACTTATACAGAACACTCCCCGTTAAAAAGTTGCTCTCCCATGAGACTTGTAGCATGCAGAGGAACCACACTTTATCAGACCTCCCTCATTCGTCTGCCTTCTACACCTGAAAGTTTCAGTGAGGAGCAGGAGGGGGCGAAGGCTTTGTCTGCAGAAGTGGCCTTGCCAGCAGAGTCGAAAGTCAATCTGCATCAATTGAATGGGGATGCTTTTGCACATAGTACCCATTTGGTGGTTGCCAGAGTGTCCATTTCACCTGACCTGTCTGAAGCCCACAAACAAAGGTTGCTGTTGCTCCATGACGCTGATAGTTTCAAGGAAAACCATACAGTGGATATGGTTGATCCAGAGATGTTGGATGTGAACTCGGTGAAGGGATTGGCTGAAAACTGTGGCATGCCAATGGCTGGCTTTAGTATTGAAGGGTCTTGCATGTGCATGTCACCTCTAGCTGAAAGCAGTGCCAGTCCCTGCGAGAGCAGTAGCATACAGGTAAGGCTACTGGGATCATTCCTTAATTATATCTTCATACATTGTGTCCCATGTTAGTCTCTCAAATGTACTGAGGGTGCCATCTTGAATATACACCTGGAGACCATGGctaggggatggggaacctgtggtcttccagatgttagactcctaacttccatcatccccaaccagcatggccagggatgatgggtgttgtaatccagcaacatttgaagggccacacaTTTTCCAACCCTAATCTACCAGCAGCTATTacctgccctgggttccttctggaagggtgggatatatattatataaactCCCATGTTCAACAGCGGTATACCTTTGAAATAAGCTAGAGGGGGAGATCATTATTTTTCATGCTCCGCTTAAGAtgcctggaggcatctggctggctgctggaaacagaatgctggtctgattcagcaaagCAATCCTTGCTTTCTGTAATGCCTCTGGAGACTTGCTAgcaattttttaaatgtgttgtaggATATATCCTATAGGAGAGCAGCACTCTTGTACCTgacattgcttgggaattctaagaaaccaaaaatttggtggttttgaaaggttcagtctgcctcTTGATTGAAAATAGCATCCATTTATATTGAAAGATAGAGGAAAATGTGCTGCTTGGTTTTTGAAACCATCATGcagaatttggttacaatatcttaaagagtgtccaaatgcatagcatacagcactttccaaaataatgactttatttatttattaaatttatatccccccccttcttcctagaaggagctcagggtggcaaacaaacactaaaaacattctaaaacatcttaaaaacaaaagactttaaaacatcttaaaacaaacatctttttaaaaagctttaaaaactgctAAAGTAATTCcatcacagatacagactgggataaggtctctacttaaaaggctcattgaaagagtaaggtcttcagtaagtgccaaaAATATAtcggagatggtgcctgtccaatatttagggagagggaattccagaggctaGGTGGCAcaacacttcctatgttgtgcagaacagacctcctgataagatggtatctgcaggaggccctcacctgcagagcgtagtgatcaactggatatataaggggtaagacaatctttacataacgtgtatgtgtgtgttagtaTACTTTAGGCATGATACAAATAATTGTTatccacatattttaaaaattagacAGTCCCAGCCTACAGGTTTAGAATATAAAGACACAATGCAAAAAAGTATTTGCTGGGCTTCCCTTCCCACCGCATACTGCTGTTTCTCTTGCTTCTTGCTGTTTTCTTAGAATCTCATCAATATCACATTTCATATCCCATTATTTCTTTTTGCCAGGTGGATAGTGGTTACAGCACTCAGACTTGTAGTAGCAGTCTTATGGATACAGTTGGAGCTGAGACCAGTTGCAGAGAGAATGATACACGCATTTATGAGAAGAAATCTCTGGTTTTCAAAACAAAGGTAAGATAGGCAAGTCTGTGTAAACATAAGATTATTGGGCATACTATCAATTTTTTTGGGATATCTTTTTAAGGCTTCTAGACCTTACGGCTGCGAAGACATACTTCAACATGTGTATGTAGGGCCTCTGAAAATCTCTGGCTGATGGTAGAGAGATCCTACGCATGTGTACTCAAGAAGTCCTATAAAGTATGAGAACTTGCTCCCAAGggaatataggattgcagtctaagtagCTGGGGATAGGGCTTCAATAACCTGGATAGCACTTTTCTTTCACTGTGACTGGGTTATGCAGAATTTGCTTATTTTAGAAAGGTCTTAGCATTTCTTGCTGTAGAACTTTTGTTGTTGCATGGAGCATGCAGAGCCTTGGAGGTGAGGGTGCAGATGGAGAGAAAATGTCTGCCCAGATCTCATGCCAGCTGCTCGCAAAATGGATTAAGAAAATGGTGTTGAAATCATAACTGCTTTTTCATGATTGTCCACTAGGGTTAGTAAAATTGTAAATGTTGCTTGGATTGATTTAAATTCTACAGCCCTGACTTACTAACTTTTCTGTTCATTCCGCCTACATTTGTATAGTCATAGAATTTTTTACTTCACATTCATTTCAATCAAAAATATAAAAGCTGCTGTTCTCCAGGTGGTTCTGAAATAGCCCTGATATTCTTCCATACTTTCTATGATGCTAAGCTCCATTCTGGGGGGGCTGGGTTGGGCTTTTGGTTGCTATGGTCTTATATGGTAACCTCTAGGAACGGGAGTGGCCAGAACAGCTGCTGCTTTAAATTTTACATAGTGTAAATTTAATTGTGGCTTCCTAAACCAATCTTAACTGTGTGTTCTCTCTCATCACCCTCTAGCAAGGAAAAACCATTCCTAAATATTGGACTGAAAGCGAGCCCGCTAGTCAATCCAGCTGCAATCTTATAGAAATGCCCTTGTCAAAGTGATTTGCACATCTCTTTATACAGCTTCTGTGGAGCAACTGTTCACAATGGAGCTGAAGTGGTGTTCTCGAGATGCATGGAAGACTAGACTGGCACAATTGCTTTCCACCATCAAGATGACTAAGCAAATAATGTGAAAACTACCCATCTGATAGCTTACAGCCTGATCATCAACCCCCTAGTAcctggggagcaggcaggactgCTGAGATGCTGCTTGTGAGAACTGATGCTGTTTTGTGGGGGTGTTCACACGGCTACCATGACTTGCACAAAATACCCATGATTCCCAGGTGGAGATTTAGTTCTTGTAAAAGGCACTTCAAATACCACATGCCTAAAGTTGGTTCCCTATCCTCCAAGATATGCACACGGCTGCTATGTCTGAactatacaacaacaaaaatgacagCACCAATAGGAAGAACTTGCTTATGTTGTTTTCTGTGAAAATAAATAGTGGTAGTTATAGGTAACAATTGGCGTTTTCTTCTTATGCAAAGAATCATATCTGTGAAACAGTGCATTATTTTCTAATAgtgctttttccttttttatcACACATACAGAAATTGAtttcttaaacaaaactatgctttGTTTATAACTACATATCccacatttaaatatatatatgtgaacactgattgcatattttaatttttttcaataTTGGAATGAAACAATGTTAATCAAATGTAATAAAGGCTGAAAGTTGTATCTCTAATGACTCAAGTgagcagtgggggtggggagagtgatCTATTTGCTGGCAATGGCAAGAAATTGACTGCAGAAGGATTTATTTAAACGCTTTTCCACTTGTGATATGAGCCACCCATCTGTGTAGACTACACAATCTAGAGTCAAGTTTACCGTCTCTGATAGTACAGCTTTAACACTAAACACACTGGTGGTTCCTTATTCTATCATGTTAAATATTTATTGCACCTATAGCACAGAAGTAAACCTATTCTGGACAGACCTCTACAGTTTCCCAGCTAAAGAAAATACCAATGTGTATGCAATTCAGAAGCCGTATTTAAACTATAGACCATCCAGCAGTCTAGCAAACAGCCACCTCTTTGGCTGCTATAGCAGGATATCCAGAAAATAGTTTCTCCAGCATATATATTACACTCACTGAAGTCTGGAAAACATGAAACAAGTACTGTGGAAAAAACCTTGTTATTTCCTCTTTACTTTTGTTCTACATGAATAGTTTTAGTCAATTTCACTGTTCTAAGATAGTCATGTCTGTAGTAccacaatttgccattttttttaaagaggggaaAGATAGGCAAAGAATTGACAGACATATGGAATAAGAAAATCGGAAGTCTGTTCTGCATTACAACTTGAAGCTAAGTGGATCAACATATCAAACATCAGCAATATCAGAACAAGTATAGATAACTGCATTAGAAAAACATTCCAGATTCAAGATATTCTGTACTTCCCTGCCACTGTAGACACATCTAGAGATTATCAGAAGCTTAGCTTGTAAGTGGGCCTTTAAATATAATACATGAACAGGAATAGATAAAAAGtacatcaaaaataaaaatatttaaacagtGCTACATTTTAACAAAGTTATAAAAAAGTAATCTATAAAAGTATTAAAATGTCATCACATCTGTCTTAAACATCAAATATGAAATAACAATTTATTCATTTGTTAAAATGAAGCTATTTCCCAagttttttcttctttgtctGTGGTTCATTGTTACTGCTTAGTTGCATAGCCTGGCTGGGAATGCCACAGCCTTGTACCTGACAAAAAAAGAACAATACTGAACAGCTTGTACAAAAAAAAAGTagggttttaagtttttataatTTGTCAACCCACTTTAAAACATGTAcatttcaaaattccaaatggtGGTGTTCTTCCAGAAACCTCAAGAGCcagtatggcatagtggttagagtgttagactacaacctgggagaccagggtttgaatccccacacagccatgaagctcactgggtgactttgggccaggcactgcctctcagcctcagaggaaggcaatggtaaa
It encodes:
- the BORA gene encoding protein aurora borealis isoform X2, with the translated sequence MSDANEVQMQITPETPGELPVQNPFESPSDYSHLQDQIVSSPTVFKSTKSTVTPGKFRWSIDELALINPVEIDSEDIRRQALYLSQARTDKEMEEKRQKAIEEFFTKSIIVPSPWPDHSGKQVSQFNSTRCIDLSNASPVGRDVVVHPGKNNAACQTVLSLPVDFDMEKILGDYFKPDELADQSQESLSTSSLRRKLFLDENGSLSSENFSPSQSPHSIPASLGVLCSIDISPVRCRSPLNTSSPGQFSSSPIRGGSRTCSLGSLPSPSFPERSPANVPSPTFSPIGIQIRKTPLSEQRQFTFRSPDVPSVSNTCRPAPGGTRNTYTEHSPLKSCSPMRLVACRGTTLYQTSLIRLPSTPESFSEEQEGAKALSAEVALPAESKVNLHQLNGDAFAHSTHLVVARVSISPDLSEAHKQRLLLLHDADSFKENHTVDMVDPEMLDVNSVKGLAENCGMPMAGFSIEGSCMCMSPLAESSASPCESSSIQVDSGYSTQTCSSSLMDTVGAETSCRENDTRIYEKKSLVFKTKLLWSNCSQWS
- the BORA gene encoding protein aurora borealis isoform X1, which encodes MSDANEVQMQITPETPGELPVQNPFESPSDYSHLQDQIVSSPTVFKSTKSTVTPGKFRWSIDELALINPVEIDSEDIRRQALYLSQARTDKEMEEKRQKAIEEFFTKSIIVPSPWPDHSGKQVSQFNSTRCIDLSNASPVGRDVVVHPGKNNAACQTVLSLPVDFDMEKILGDYFKPDELADQSQESLSTSSLRRKLFLDENGSLSSENFSPSQSPHSIPASLGVLCSIDISPVRCRSPLNTSSPGQFSSSPIRGGSRTCSLGSLPSPSFPERSPANVPSPTFSPIGIQIRKTPLSEQRQFTFRSPDVPSVSNTCRPAPGGTRNTYTEHSPLKSCSPMRLVACRGTTLYQTSLIRLPSTPESFSEEQEGAKALSAEVALPAESKVNLHQLNGDAFAHSTHLVVARVSISPDLSEAHKQRLLLLHDADSFKENHTVDMVDPEMLDVNSVKGLAENCGMPMAGFSIEGSCMCMSPLAESSASPCESSSIQVDSGYSTQTCSSSLMDTVGAETSCRENDTRIYEKKSLVFKTKQGKTIPKYWTESEPASQSSCNLIEMPLSK